The proteins below come from a single Rosa rugosa chromosome 2, drRosRugo1.1, whole genome shotgun sequence genomic window:
- the LOC133728154 gene encoding exonuclease V, chloroplastic-like encodes MTESPSDSRLLDHDHPHLVPQIPIEIVSDEEMALLSARSLIPSSVRSLQYSITLLSKRSLSGCSQPGIEDSGGFNTTTQKKKAESFLHRFRNKKGLSATDFAKSEWCEKQMQYVLLNGNRVISKAMKTGRERHAKLDEEFVTKSKVVVNSDEEKWALRFLKFITGINQLYTEGLTRELPLVGFAEGIWMVGVIDEVQMPATETQRNPLLVDTKTREKDKLPSEPQRRNGRFQLMFYKYLWDNLEASGFPSDQFFDHFSLNPDCDLSEEIREVVRAKSGYPAKTLDDVVRYYRKSSILLPRAHDQLLLRYEVQKDHSVIGEDIFAYDSDGFKKQLQVCLEFWLGKREASYTPEEEGWKCHICEFASTCPAAPAKSVSCSNLPT; translated from the exons ATGACGGAGTCGCCTTCCGACTCACGACTCTTGGATCATGATCATCCTCATCTTGTGCCCCAAATCCCAATTGAGATTGTGAGCGACGAAGAGATGGCCTTGCTCTCCGCTCGCTCTCTAATCCCTTCCAGCGTCAGGTCTCTTCAGTACTCCATCACCCTCCTTTCCAAGAGGAGCCTTTCGGGTTGCTCCCAACCCGGTATAGAGGATTCGGGCGGGTTCAACACTACTACCCAGAAGAAGAAGGCTGAATCGTTTTTGCACCGCTTCAGGAACAAGAAGGGCTTGTCCGCCACCGATTTTGCTAAGTCG GAATGGTGTGAAAAACAAATGCAGTACGTTCTCCTGAATGGCAACAGAGTAATCAGTAAGGCTATGAAAACTGGTAGGGAGCGCCATGCAAAACTTGACGAAGAG TTTGTAACAAAATCTAAAGTTGTTGTCAATTCAGACGAAGAAAAATGGGCCCTGAGGTTTTTGAAGTTTATTACAGGCATAAATCAATTATATACTGAAGGATTGACTCGAGAGCTGCCTCT CGTAGGTTTTGCAGAAGGTATATGGATGGTGGGAGTGATTGATGAGGTTCAAATGCCTGCCACAGAAACCCAGAGAAATCCATTATTAGTTGACACAAAGACTCGTGAGAAAGATAAACTTCCTTCCGAACCACAACGAAGGAATGGAAG GTTTCAATTGATGTTCTACAAGTATTTGTGGGATAATCTAGAAGCATCTGGATTCCCCTCCGACCAATTCTTTGATCATTTTTCCTTAAATCCTGATTGTGACTTATCTGAAGAAATCAGGGAGGTCGTCCGAGCTAAATCAGGGTATCCAGCAAAG ACCCTTGATGACGTAGTGAGATACTATAGAAAATCCTCGATCCTGCTACCCCGTGCTCATGACCAACTTTTATTGAG ATACGAGGTACAAAAGGATCATTCAGTAATCGGTGAAGATATATTTGCATACGACTCTGATGGGTTTAAGAAGCAACTTCAGGTTTGTCTTGAGTTCTGGCTAGGAAAGCGAGAAGCCAGTTACACTCCTGAAGAAGAGGGATGGAAATGCCACATCTGTGAATTTGCTTCCACATGTCCTGCAGCTCCTGCTAAAAGTGTTTCCTGTAGCAATCTGCCGACTTAG
- the LOC133733862 gene encoding uncharacterized protein LOC133733862 gives MQTQPSVDDSHVNLDKDVDEVTADVTPNHLMRHQGRKAMKEAIQRKGKTKDPNPNPHLTFAAEIMATNQKELSAKEKRDEEFVRHRQDQQLEYIRLQIDIRNEAFKIQEREYRIMEREDRIREREDRIMQMDTSKMTPTKKKYWQRKQKKIAEREDDGSGGSNFQTHFLSGYPQPHFTGGYYPQPPFAGAFTQSPLTGRLQQPHFTGGYYPQPHFVGAFPQPPLTGGFPPPTLIGGYYPQPPFLPQPHLSHFSTDESTNLNPNDEHSSTN, from the coding sequence ATGCAAACACAACCATCTGTTGACGATTCTCATGTCAATTTGGACAAAGATGTAGATGAGGTAACTGCTGATGtaactccaaatcatttgatGAGGCATCAAGGAAGGAAGGCTATGAAAGAAGCTAttcaaagaaaaggaaagaccAAGGATCCTAATCCTAATCCTCATTTGACATTCGCTGCGGAGATTATGGCGACCAACCAAAAAGAACTGTCGGCTAAGGAAAAACGCGATGAGGAATTTGTTCGACATCGGCAAGACCAACAACTAGAGTATATACGCTTGCAAATAGATATACGAAACGAGGCATTTAAAATTCAAGAGAGGGAATACCGAATTATGGAGAGGGAAGACCGAATTAGGGAGAGGGAAGACCGAATTATGCAGATGGATACAAGTAAAATGACACCAACCAAAAAGAAATATTGGcaaagaaagcaaaagaagatagcgGAGAGAGAAGATGATGGTAGCGGTGGGTCAAACTTTCAAACACATTTTCTTAGTGGATACCCACAACCACATTTCACCGGTGGTTACTATCCACAGCCACCTTTTGCCGGTGCATTCACACAATCACCTTTAACCGGTAGACTCCAACAACCACATTTCACCGGTGGTTACTATCCACAGCCACATTTCGTCGGTGCATTCCCACAGCCACCTTtaaccggtggattcccaccaCCAACTTTGATCGGTGGTTACTATCCGCAACCACCTTTCCTTCCTCAACCCCACCTTTCACATTTCTCTACGGATGAATCCACCAACCTGAACCCAAATGATGAGCATTCGAGCACAAATTGA
- the LOC133732323 gene encoding exonuclease V, chloroplastic-like gives MTQSPSDSLLDHHPRPHLVLEIPIEIVSDEEMALLEAALLSARSLIPSTVRAFPSFRSSHFPSNARSIQSITLVSKKRFSGCSQPDIEDSGSGFNTTQKKTRLAESFLHRFRRKKGLCVTDLTSAEWCEKQMEFELLGGKKKINKAMKAGSKRHAKLEEEVLTRVKVDIKSDEDKFALKLLNCITGINQLQFEGLTRELPLIGFVEGVWMVGVIDEVQMPATETQRNPLLVDTKTRVKDTLPAEPQRRNGRLQLMCYKYMWDNLVTSEFPSDQFFDYFSLNPDCDLSEEIREVTAKSGCPAKTLDDVVRYYRNTWSMLPPAHDQLLLRYELQKDHSLIGEDKFSYDSDWVEKQIQFSLEFWLGEREASYTPEEERWKCNFCQFASTCPAKSVTCSNLPT, from the exons ATGACCCAGTCGCCTTCAGACTCACTCCTCGATCATCATCCTCGTCCTCATCTTGTGCTCGAAATCCCAATTGAGATCGTAAGCGACGAAGAGATGGCTCTGCTCGAAGCCGCCTTGCTCTCCGCTCGCTCTCTAATCCCTTCCACAGTGAGAGCGTTCCCTTCATTTCGATCCTCTCACTTCCCTTCCAACGCCAGGTCTATTCAGTCCATCACCCTCGTTTCCAAGAAGAGGTTTTCGGGTTGCTCCCAACCCGATATTGAGGATTCGGGTTCAGGGTTCAACACCACCCAGAAGAAGACCCGGTTGGCTGAGTCGTTTTTGCACCGCTTCAGGAGGAAGAAGGGCTTGTGCGTCACCGATTTAACTTCCGCG GAATGGTGTGAAAAACAGATGGAGTTTGAGCTCCTCGGCGgcaagaaaaaaattaataaggCTATGAAAGCTGGTAGTAAGCGCCATGCAAAACTCGAAGAAGAG GTTCTAACAAGAGTTAAAGTTGATATCAAATCAGACGAAGATAAATTTGCTCTGAAGCTTTTGAATTGTATTACCGGCATAAATCAATTACAATTTGAAGGATTGACTCGAGAGCTACCTCT TATAGGTTTTGTAGAAGGTGTATGGATGGTGGGAGTGATTGATGAGGTTCAAATGCCTGCAACAGAAACCCAGAGAAATCCATTATTAGTTGACACAAAGACTCGTGTGAAAGATACACTTCCTGCTGAACCACAACGAAGGAATGGAAG GCTTCAATTGATGTGCTACAAGTATATGTGGGACAATTTAGTTACTTCTGAATTCCCCTCCGACCAATTCTTTGATTATTTTTCCTTAAATCCTGATTGTGACTTATCTGAAGAAATCAGGGAGGTCACAGCTAAATCAGGGTGTCCAGCAAAG ACCCTTGATGACGTAGTGAGATACTATAGAAATACCTGGAGCATGCTACCCCCTGCTCATGACCAACTTTTATTGAG ATACGAGTTACAAAAAGACCATTCACTAATCGGCGAAGATAAATTTTCATACGACTCTGATTGGGTTGAGAAGCAAATTCAGTTTTCTCTCGAGTTCTGGTTAGGAGAGCGAGAAGCCAGTTACACTCCGGAGGAAGAGCGATGGAAATGCAACTTCTGTCAATTTGCTTCCACATGTCCTGCTAAAAGTGTAACCTGCAGCAACCTGCCGACTTAG